One genomic window of Cygnus olor isolate bCygOlo1 chromosome 3, bCygOlo1.pri.v2, whole genome shotgun sequence includes the following:
- the ADGRG6 gene encoding adhesion G-protein coupled receptor G6 translates to MSHVSEMWCYHWKWKLQHCVYLFTMYIICMQQAAHGCYNCRTVLTDPSGVFTSPCFPSDYPNSQACKWIIRAPHGFIIQLTFIDFDIEEAPGCIYDSLTLDNGEIPMNLCGITAKGLSYNSTGNEMIVSFKSDFSIQKKGFNASYVRIAVSLRNQKVIIPQDPDVDSVSVAETVLVPELSQFTLCFEATKSSSDDNDDWKIFSYTDVSSKEFFGFGKTTKGHFLSISGTQCFLDNVLPRNAEFFTGTFEQLCVVGDSFSGTIGVYAKSTYHNVYCPAMFGKVIPGNGRLVLGSNSNEVSSLNGDIYNFRLWNFTMNAQTLANLSCDVKGNIVDWENEFWSIPTSALKAENNLSCGSYLIPSSTIEPTSCANLGSLCQATVNATTPTPPTVTTNMPDTNRTDKPNNDLQEFRLPATVIFRMKRNSPDSSHSQPQRQQESKIEGIKTIGIISTPIIWPVKQRPLRFSKNSADENPERKNRYGIFRPTVSTSAAYEETSNGTLPAFSEKINLDNTVMYQLPNENVLNDSRISFHGTYDAAGAVTDLSVNAVVPFLQNRSLTAEATWTLADGLGYADLESPFHPAVSRSTAYEHRKEALRIPSSSNGMSNFIHLNDVLEPESWWSETIFHHHITSDFQEETFRSLSSLSMLALREKLSFQKSRPDLLDLSLHSVYPEMIEGNTNRKPVSMLAASSEFQFRKSMYIKEHYSGRITNLNSVEAPHANPTEFFHMKKTYTKIMPDIQLTNSITGSSRKQLMSALLVGISRTNSAFNHVETTLPLYRQSMTGMYSESDSIFMSNSDYWSHYLKYSVYFQKKISETLRNGALESNLDAFHNNNQNEDSDFSILETENINRVGNSWEPGYLDFLTKYVDISPSLTANFWTVSYHLKEVSQAFSGEPPENQWLSFNKLLSSPTEKLPSISSPTKPDSISEETSTIRLLDHGAEEINFSTHASTLERQIFSLFVLGLSKRISENNEKTISQMQSKMNFANLTISSNDDFYFAFPFSSLKAPLSQHSVQISPFDKALANSTKKLVVFDSLNMQVGTDIVSDRTNVTFLNNRQQLVSVLPTHPRTQPSCSRDSQTASLVNTPVNSFINGTRTHGSLQSQNILKSDAVSNTIDNARSEVQMDAAIFLKSNDSASSDFLTTALSLELRHTFHSESKFKLSVPPNSYSTPPLPQSFQNHLDTVSPSLIRGWDVAELNLPTTPVTPSQLTFLGQNFLENQVDGIGYSLWAVEQEIASDNKEKRNSAVQPSTNKSRLSDQDSERQVYGSFSMYRGKMFSPNIGSTHVLDFGNIDYGHFANFSSLLALSRTAIMNDTMLLSSSYSGIIIQQKETILKHTLMTPGAVIYHSYMHSQMPVSPVMYHQSSGLAHIHSLANFSTGRSQNTTPYPPPNQLTGNPTVLLPCLNSTELGCLCQPEVNYSMSSH, encoded by the exons ctcatggATGCTACAACTGTAGGACTGTATTAACTGACCCCTCTGGAGTTTTCACTTCTCCATGCTTCCCCAGTGATTATCCCAACAGCCAAGCATGCAAATGGATCATCCGAGCACCTCATGGATTCATCATACAGCTAACATTTATTGATTTTGACATTGAAGAAGCTCCAGGCTGCATTTATGATTCACTGACATTGGACAATGGAGAGATCCCAATGAACCTCTGTGGAATCACTGCCAAGGGATTATCATATAATTCTACTGGAAATGAAATGATTGTGTCCTTTAAAAGTGACTTTAGTATccaaaaaaaaggttttaatgcCAGCTATGTACGAA TCGCCGTGTCTCTGAGGAATCAGAAGGTCATCATTCCCCAGGATCCTGATGTTGATTCCGTGTCCGTGGCAGAGACAGTCTTGGTTCCAGAGCTTAGCCAGTTCACACTGTGCTTTGAAGCAACCAAGAGCAGCAGCGATGACAATGACGACTGGAAGATCTTCTCCTACACTGATGTGTCATCGAAAGAGTTCTTCGGCTTTGGGAAGACCACAAAAGGCCATTTTCTGTCCATCTCAGGGACACAGTGCTTTCTTGATAATGTATTGCCTCGAAATGCAGAGTTTTTCACAGGAACCTTTGAACAGCTCTGTGTAGTAGGGGATAGCTTCTCGGGCACCATAGGTGTATATGCCAAAAGTACCTATCATAATGTATACTGTCCGGCTATGTTTGGCAAAGTTATCCCTGGAAACGGTaggctggtgctgggctctAACAGCAATGAAGTGAGCTCTCTAAATGGGGACATTTACAACTTCCGCCTCTGGAATTTCACCATGAATGCTCAAACACTGGCCAACCTCAGCTGTGATGTGAAAGGAAACATTGTAGACTGGGAAAATGAATTCTGGAGTATTCCAACTtcagcactgaaagcagaaaacaatttgaGTTGTG gCTCATACCTAATTCCTTCTTCTACAATTGAACCAACAAGTTGTGCAAACCTAGGAAGTCTTTGCCAAG CTACTGTAAATGCTACTACTCCTACACCACCCACTGTCACCACTAACATGCCTGATACTAATAGAACCGATAAGCCAAACAATG ACCTGCAGGAATTCAGACTTCCTGCTACAGTTATCTTCAGAATGAAGAGAAATTCACCTGATTCCTCCCATTCACAACCACAAAGGCAGCAAGAGTCTAAGATAGAAGGGATCAAAACCATAGGAATTATCTCTACCCCTATTATTTGGCCAGTAAAACAAAGACCTCTCCGATTCAGTAAAAACTCAGCAGATGAGAatccagagagaaaaaacaggtaCGGCATATTTCGTCCAACTGTGTCAACATCGGCTGCCTATGAGGAGACCAGCAATGGTACCTTGcctgctttttcagaaaaaatcaaCCTAGATAACACTGTGATGTATCAGTtaccaaatgaaaatgttctgaatGATTCTAGAATTTCATTTCATGGCACTTATGATGCAGCAGGTGCTGTTACAGATCTTTCTGTGAATGCAGTAgttccttttcttcaaaacagaagtCTTACTGCAGAGGCAACATGGACTCTGGCAGATGGACTAGGTTATGCTGACTTGGAGTCACCATTCCACCCTGCTGTTAGCAGAAGCACTGCTtatgaacacagaaaagaagcCCTGAGGATTCCATCTTCCAGCAATGGCATGTCCAATTTCATACACCTAAATGATGTCTTGGAGCCTGAGAGTTGGTGGAGTGAGACTATATTTCACCATCATATCACCTCTGACTTTCAAGAAGAGACATTTCGTTCTCTTTCTAGCTTATCTATGTTAGCTTTAAGGGAGAAACTGTCATTCCAAAAAAGTAGACCAGACTTGCTAGATTTATCACTTCACAGTGTTTACCCAGAAATGATAGAAGGCAACACTAATAGGAAACCTGTTTCCATGTTAGCAGCAAGCAGTGAATTTCAGTTTAGAAAATCTATGTACATTAAGGAACATTACTCAGGACGTATTACAAATTTAAACTCTGTGGAGGCTCCACATGCAAACCCAACAGAgttttttcacatgaaaaaaacatacacaaaaattaTGCCCGACATACAACTGACAAATTCAATCACAGGATCCAGTAGAAAACAACTAATGTCAGCACTTCTGGTAGGAATAAGCAGGACAAACTCAGCATTTAATCATGTTGAAACAACACTGCCTCTTTATCGACAATCAATGACCGGTATGTATTCGGAAAGTGACAGCATATTTATGTCTAATAGTGATTACTGGtctcattatttaaaatattcagtatacTTTCAAAAGAAGATAAGTGAAACCCTCAGAAATGGAGCACTGGAGAGCAATTTAGATGCAtttcataataataatcaaaatgaAGATTCAGATTTTTCCATATTAGAGACAGAGAATATCAACAGAGTTGGCAACTCCTGGGAACCAGGTTACTTGgattttctgacaaaatatgTAGACATATCCCCTTCTTTAACAGCCAATTTCTGGACTGTTTCCTATCACTTGAAAGAAGTGTCTCAAGCATTTTCTGGGGAGCCACCAGAAAATCAGTGGCTCTCATTTAATAAACTGCTTTCTTCCCCAACAGAGAAATTGCCATCCATTAGTTCACCTACTAAGCCTGACAGTATCTCTGAGGAAACTTCTACAATTAGATTATTAGATCATGGAGCTGAAGAAATCAACTTCTCTACCCATGCATCAACTTTGGAAAGACAGATATTTAGTTTATTTGTTCTGGGCCTTTCaaagagaatttcagaaaataatgagaagACAATATCACAGATGCAGTCAAAAATGAACTTTGCAAACCTGACCATATCTTCCAATGATGacttttactttgcttttcctttctcttcccttaaaGCACCTTTGAGTCAACACTCTGTACAGATAAGTCCCTTTGACAAGGCACTTGCAAACTCTACAAAAAAATTAGTGGTCTTTGATAGTTTAAACATGCAAGTTGGAACTGACATAGTAAGTGATAGAACCAACGTGACCTTCCTAAATAATAGACAGCAACTTGTTTCTGTCCTTCCAACGCATCCAAGAACCCAGCCTTCATGTTCAAGGGATAGTCAGACTGCTTCCTTGGTAAATACACCAGTTAATAGTTTCATAAACGGTACAAGAACACATGGATCATTGCAgtctcaaaacattttgaagagtGATGCAGTATCAAATACTATTGATAATGCAAGAAGTGAAGTTCAAATGGATgcagctatttttttaaaaagcaatgattCAGCGAGTTCTGACTTCCTTACAACAGCACTGTCTTTGGAATTGAGGCACACTTTTCATTCAGAATCAAAATTCAAACTCAGTGTACCTCCTAACAGCTACTCCACACCTCCACTCCCACAGAGTTTTCAGAACCACCTTGATACAGTTTCTCCAAGCCTGATCCGTGGATGGGACGTAGCAGAGCTAAACTTACCAACAACACCAGTAACACCAAGTCAACTAACTTTCTTAGGACAAAACTTCCTTGAAAATCAAGTAGATGGTATTGGATACTCTCTGTGGGCAGTAGAACAAGAAATCGCCAGtgataataaagaaaaaaggaattctGCTGTTCAGCCATCAACTAACAAATCAAGGCTTTCAGATCAGGATTCAGAAAGGCAAGTATACGGATCCTTTAGCAtgtacagaggaaaaatgttttctccaaaTATTGGTAGTACTCACGTCTTGGATTTTGGAAATATTGATTATGGACACTTTGcaaatttctcttctcttctggcATTATCAAGAACTGCAATAATGAATGATACAATGCTTTTGTCCTCTTCATATAGTGGAATTATTATTCAGCAAAAAGAGACCATCCTGAAGCATACTTTAATGACACCTGGAGCAGTAATCTATCACTCTTACATGCATTCTCAAATGCCAGTTTCTCCTGTAATGTACCATCAATCATCAGGTTTGGCACATATTCATTCCTTGGCCAATTTTTCAACCGGGAGAAGCCAAAATACCACCCCTTACCCACCACCGAATCAACTTACTGGCAATCCCACAGTCTTATTACCTTGTTTAAACTCCACTGAACTGGGCTGCCTATGTCAACCTGAGGTCAACTACAGTATGTCAAGTCATTAA